The DNA sequence CATATGATCTATTCCTCTCGCCTTACAAATTCCATAACCAATAGAACTTATAACTGATACTAAAATCGAAAAAGCTAATAGATCTAAAACAACATGTATTATATATCAAAAGATTAACTCACAGTTTCACTGAACTAGAACCCGACGACTGTAAAAGATTTTGCGATGGTTTAGAGACGAATGAGCTTACAATCAGATCATCGAAGTGATTTTCCAGCAGAAATTGGGGAAGGTATAAGAAATTCTAAGAGATCTGGCGGCTTTTGAGCGGCCTATTTGCTTTGGGGTCTACGAAGAAGCTGTTTTTTAGCGTGTGGGCTTTGGAGTGATTAGCCAATGCCCTTGGCTCGCTGTTTAACTCGTTGGGAAATTAATGTGAGGCCCCTCAAGTTTTCTGTAATATCCATAAACTACGTGATATACGTTAGGTGTGTCATCGGTGTCCTACCCCAGTGTTGGAATTTGTCTACGTACCTAAACTGGATAGTAAgtgaatcaaattatttatacaatatttaaaatttgatttaataaaattttaatttggtttaatttatttttctctattactgtttagtttatataattttaaaaaattagattttttgaatttttaaaaaatttattaattaaaattaatacttaatagataaattaattaatatattttttataatattaaaaatattttaatatattttttaaaataaaatgattaagtaataatttttttataatataaaattaaatagtaaatttttctaaaataatgaGCATTGGGCTTGAAAGTCGAAGGCCCATCCATCACCTGGCCTACTCAGTTTCCAGGGGAAAAAGCAGAGGGAAATCCACTCCACACCGGGAAAAGGAAAACTTTTATATGTAACCCTGGGCTGGCTGGCTATTGTTGCAGTTGTTAAGTTATCGATTTTCTTACTTAACTACACGGTTTAGATCCGAGGAGTTTGGGGAATCCTAATTCCGAACAAGCAAAAACGAGCAAGCAAGCAAGGTAGCTAAAACTCTCTTCTTCAAGCCCATCCTCTCATCGCCGATCATCAGGTCTTTTCCTTTCCCCGCCGTCGTTATCTTCGATCTAGCGGTCACTTTTGATCCAAATCCTGTTATCTTCCTTTTATGGTTGCTGCAGTTGATGAGCTTTTTTCGTTATGATTTGTAGGCTTCTTTTTCCCTTTAGCTAACCTATTGGTTGCTTTGGGAGGTAATTGCTGCGAGGTTTCGAATTGCTGTTAACAGGATTTTGTGTGGATGTAGTGCTTTCAACTGAATTTATTATTCTCGATTAGGAACAATTcatttttgttttgattttcttCTAATCTATGTTGCGAAAAAAATGGTTATGCAATTAAGCCTTTTAGGGGAAGGCTGGGTTTTTTCACTATGATGATTGTATTTACTCTACTTTAGTTGTGGTACTATTGGTTTCTGTTATTTGATTAGTAAATTGTTATATAACGGTGTGGATTAGTCGTTGAATTTGGTGTGAATAATTGCTCTGGATTTTTTTTTAGTCCTTAGAGTTTAGGAACTCTTCTAAATTAAATTGGTAAATTGAGGcatatgtaaaaataaaattttacaattttttttttctgtttgaaAGTTATGACTGGATTTTCCCCTCAATATGAGTTAATTGCTGTTGTTCTTGCAGTCATGGCTGGACTAGCACCAGAAGGATCCCAGTTTGATGCGAAACACTATGATGCCAAAATGAATGAATTGTAAGTTCTTTTAGTTCCTGGCAagttgcaactgctccttttgCTGTAAAATTTGGGTTCGTGAGTAGAACACACAACTTACTTTTCTTTGTTTGATAAATTCATGGGTACAGACTCACAACTGAAGGAGAGGAATTTTTCACATCCTATGATGAAGTTTATGATAGTTTTGATTCTATGGGTTTGCAAGAGAATCTTCTGAGGGGCATCTATGCTTATGGTAAAAATAATTATGCACCTGTATTTTCTCTTAGATTGTGTTGTAATGCagcattagattttttttattcgtGCTTTGGTACATGGGTCACActccttctttgcccattgctGAATTTATTAAGAATCATTAAAACAgaagaaatgctccttaacctgCATTATTTTCTACCACTTTATCCTGCCTCATGTGAGGATAAGAGACAAAATCTGAGAAAGTAAAACACGTGTCTCTATTTGGAAGTTTTACTCCTGCTTGACCTTTTTCCTTCCCCAGTTCATCTTTTGATGACGCTCGTGTTATTGTAATATTTTCAAGCCAAAGTTAATTTTCATGTTGTAGAAGACAAGTTGAAGCCCAAAATGTATGAATACCTAGGAAGTCAAACCTTCACCAAATTATAGTGGGATGATGGGATTTTAGACCCAAATGTAATGGCTCATTTTTTAATACTTGTACACATGTTGGGATCAAAAGCTACACtagaattattttaaaacttttaagcCAGTTATGGTTGGAGGAGGTAAATACTCTTCTCTAATAATATGAATCTTGGGTGGATAGGAGGATCACTGGCTCACTTGTATCGGTTTTAAGTGTAGTGAAGATTCATGCTGAAGCATATAAATTGCTAATCAAAAAGTAAGAGTGGTTGTGTTTGATTTTAGAAAATTGGACGCTAAGCTCAGTGAGCATGCTATGAGAATGAAAAGGGCTAAAAGTTCAATTTCACCTGTGTACTTAATAGATGTACAATTtagcttattttttaaaaactttttatcGAAATTAGCccgaaattttaatttaagctTAATGTAGCCCAGAAATCAATCTTTTtagctatttttttttatttagatgaAAATAGAGAAGCTCAGTTTCTTGATTTTTGGACAAAATTACTTGATTTAgctaagaaatttaaaaaaaatcaatttcttaattttcttttttttttttagctaaATTGAGCTTAAGTTAAAACCTCTAAGTCAATTTGAGTAAAAACTTTAAACATGAGCTAAATTGACCTTTACCATCAAGTACAGGGATGAAATTGAGTAGTGGCCTAACAAGGCAGGTGCTGTATCAGGTGGGAATGGGGTAGTAAATTTTAGGCAGATTGTGtagctattttttttataaaaaaaaaaaaagaagagagagagagagagagagacaatgTGCTTCAACGACCAGTTTGATAATTTTGGTCTTGAATTCGctccattttaaattttaaatttggtaaataattaaaatgataacCTATATCTACTGCATGGTGCTGCTTATTTTCCACTGAATGATGCAGCATGAAAGTCTTTATATCCATGCCATCGTGAAATTCAATGGATTTATGTGTTCCGTCTACTATCTACTCATTTGCTCCTTTACTTCATAGGAATGTCAAAAGCTTAAAGTTTTAACTATGCTTTTATAGGTTTTGAAAAGCCCTCAGCAATCCAGCAGCGAGGAATTGTTCCCTTCTGCAAAGGACTTGATGTTATTCAACAGGCTCAATCTGGAACAGGGAAAACTGCAACTTTCTGTTCTGGTATTCTCCAACAACTTGATTATGGTTTGGTGGAGTGCCAGGCCTTGGTCCTGGCACCCACTCGGGAGCTTGCACAACAGATTGAAAAGGTTATGCGGGCACTTGGAGATTATCTTGGTGTCAAGGTACATGCCTGTGTTGGTGGGACCAGTGTCCGTGAAGATCAACGCATTCTTTCAAGTGGAGTGCATGTTGTTGTTGGCACTCCTGGCCGTGTATTTGACATGCTGCGAAGACAGTCACTTCGTCCTGATTACATCAGGATGTTTGTGTTGGACGAGGCAGATGAAATGCTTTCACGTGGTTTCAAGGATCAGGTTATTCTTTTATTCCTTTGTTTTTTGTCTTCCAGATACTTGTGTCAATTTTGcactttaaaacaaaaaaagtgAATTCACTTGGTCTTTCACAAAGATTTCCTAAATGCATAAATATATGGTGTGGAATATATTTACTGGCAGGTCTGCTTGTGTGTGCATTATGCATTATACAGTATGCAAACTATTATGAGTACCATGTTTTTAGTGTGTATTATTACTGTTAAATTAGTTGTGCTGATCCCTTTCTTTTCTCCTGCTTTTGTATCAGATTTATGATATTTTTCAGCTTCTGCCATCAAAAATTCAAGTTGGTGTGTTCTCTGCCACAATGCCACCGGAGGCTTTAGAGATCACAAGGAAGTTTATGAACAAACCTGTGAGGATTCTTGTAAAGCGTGATGAGCTCACCTTGGAGGGTATAAAGCAGTTTCATGTCAATGTGGAGAAGGAGGAATGGAAGCTTGAGACACTATGTGATCTCTATGAAACCTTAGCCATTACCCAAAGTGTTATTTTTGTGAACACTAGACGTAAGGTTGATTGGCTGACGGACAAGATGCGGAGTAGAGACCACACTGTCTCTGCCACTCATGGTGATATGGACCAGAACACAAGAGATATCATAATGCGTGAATTTCGATCTGGGTCATCTCGTGTTCTAATCACCACTGATCTTTTGGCTCGTGGCATTGATGTCCAGCAAGTGTCCCTTGTTATAAATTATGATCTTCCTACCCAGCCAGAGAACTATCTCCACCGAATTGGACGTGGTGGACGGTTCGGGAGGAAAGGTGTTGCTATCAATTTTGTGACAAAGGATGATGACAGGATGCTGTTTGACATCCAGAGGTTCTATAATGTGGTGATCGAGGAGCTGCCATCAAATGTTGCTGATCTTCTCTAATGAGGTTTTTGTATTCCATTATTAGTTGAGAGACAAATCCCTGGAATTTGTTGTGTTCGTTTTTAAATTCTTGTTTTATAGGTCTAGTTCTAGCATCTATCTAAATTTGACTGCCTATCAGTAAGTGATATTTGATTCTCAAATCTTAAATTTAGCAATGCTGCTAAATATGGCATTGTGGATTTTTGTTGCACATGTTCTGATAATGGAGATATGATGGATTATCATGCTCTGGATGTGTTTGCTTGATAGGCTTAATTTCTTTGTGTACGAAAATTTGCCTTGTAATTGCCGTAatgcaattcaattttaatactTCTATAGACAAAATCCAAGTGGATTATGTAAACATTTTTATACAAATTGTCGGTTAATCTGACCTTTGCATGCTTAGATCATTATGATATGAAGTATGCTGAAGAGATCAATAATATAGGCTGTGTCGAGGTCAAATGGGGTAGGAAATATGTTTATTTcatataatattgaaaattactttaatttggatattaaaaaataggtttaaattatcatttattaatagaaaagtatatttattatctttatttttagtcattaatttttattttattaataaaatagttattttgtttaatttatcATTAGTTAAATGTTAATTGAAAGATGTTTATTACAAATAGGGCTATTGGTGTAAAAAATACAAATAGTTTACAAATTTTAGATAGtaaagttaaaattttcaatttttcagaAGATTAAATCGCtcaatttaactaataaaatagttattaaatatatatttttattataataatatctttttttaatctcattatttaatttttttatttttatacaatatcataaatttttaaatttcttaaaatatgaaaaaaaaatttataatttaaaatatataatattttattttatttaaaatattattaataaaaatgaaatttttaaaatataaaaaatatacacataatttataatattaaatataagcatttgataaaatatttttattatacattgtgatattttatataaatttatttagaataaaaatttataatatatttactataatatataataatataagatatatttaattttaatataaaatttaaattaaaaaattatatattttattaataatataaaactttaacgattatattataatttattgttaactttttaaaatttaatttaatttaatttttttactataattatgataaattaaaattatttaattttatcatttaaaatttcaagTATGTGATGCAAGTGTGAATTATTATAaatgtttgtatttttttatccaacattctttataaatattaaataattttattaaatctcaataactatattataaattatttaaaataaaataaaaatatacactttttaatataaagttTATATATCTTATACTATATTTGtttgttaaatataaattttaaattaaaaaattattttattaataaaataaaatctcgcATATACTTGATTgtcttataaaatatattaatatataaataaaactaaaatgcagagataaaataaaataaaatttatttcaatttgaaatattcagtttctaaattttaacaaaaataacCATAATGCCAAttactatattttatatttgaaacaaattaaattcttaAGATTTTGTTTTATTAAACAAATCCCttgattaaaaatttatatttaaataatatattttgtatCTATAATGTATAATAAATATGTCTTATCTATAAATTTGTGATTTTAAGGtgtgaatttattaaaatatattggattctgtgaaatttttttaataaaaaatattttctaataaaataatttatttttttattatttaattttaataaaaaaatattatatataaatttgtagagtatataaaatattaataagattttaaaaaaagaagaagaagcaatttttcttaaaattgagATTGATTAATTTCCTTAAGTGCAGTAAacgttataaaatataaatatatatattatgtaaaattttttccttaaagaaaatAATCCTCCAGACTGTTCTAGAACTTGTATAACTTAGCCAAGATTTTGTAAAGAGAAAAAGGGTTGTTAAAGAGTTTCTTTATAACTAAGGAAACAGTTTTGAGTCACAGACGTAGCTCATGTTTAGATCGTTGACTCCAGGAAAGCAAAATCTACGAACAGGCAGACAAGTACATCGCCAAGACTTTTCTCGAtcggaaaaataataaaaaactaataataataataataaaggatagtgaaaaaaatacatattaaaccttttaattttaaattttagacgTAAAAGTtaaacatttttaatttatttgaaagttaaattgaattaaaaaattaataagaaattataatataatctttaaaattttatattattaataaaatattatatgttaaattataaagttttatttttttcatattttaaaaaatttaaaaatttataatattatacaaaattaaaaatagtgagtaaataataaaattaataaaaaatataataaaatatatttaaaaactatTCTATTAGTTAATAGaacttataatttataattaatttttttaaattcgatttaattttttattataattataataaattaaaaaaattaatcttatcatttaaaatttaaaatgtttgaTATGAATGTAAATTATTAATAgctctcataataataataattctttcAAAATAACAGAGTCAAGCAGATTAACACGCTGGTGTTGGTCTTCAAATAGAAAACAGGCATTTTCATGCTTGTTTGCTCTCTTCCTTTAAAAGGCcatttactcatttatttagcCTTCCTTCTATGCCTTATAAATTGCTATATTCAGTTTTCAATACAAaggaaatcaaatcaaacaaaaCAAACACAGGGGATCAAGTTCCAATCTCCATTTGCATGAATTAGGACCTGCCTTAATGCAGGAATAACATTATTCAATAAGGAATTTCCACTACATTCgtccatttaatttaaaattaaattttatacatatttaaaatcataattgATCTTATAAAAATCCAAGTATATATTAATgtcaaattttctatttttctttttattaaggGCAGGTCCATTCTTATTTAATCGATtacttcaattttaaattttaattataaaatacttttaaaatttaaaaaaacttcaaagatttaattgttataataaataaaaattaatcagaCCGAATagcgtaaaaaaaaaaaaaaatccttttgtCGGCTTAATTTCCTAACTCTTACACGGGTACAGTACACCTCTTTGCTTTTCCTTAACGTCCCCCATCACCACCGCGTTTACCTGTCGATTGTTCAACTAAAACGTCAAACACCGAGACGGCTTCATCGCTAATCTTCTAGATTTCGTCACTTCGGTTCCTTCTAGTCTAAAATCCGaatctaataaaatataagtCCTCCTCTTTCTCTGCTCCTCTTCCTGTCTTTCACCGCCACGCTTCCCCTTTTCCTCCTCTCTTTCCATCAACATTCTCTTCTTGCTTTAAATACCGCTTTTTTCTTATTCTGCACATGCTTTCTGCGCCATTTCTCTTCCTCTAGAATTATCCATCTCTGCTATTTTCATCTCCAATGGCGATTCTCGACACGCCGGAGAATGTCACTGCCTCCACCGAGACTTCCACTTCAACCGCCACTCCTGGAATCTCTCAGTCCTCCTCGGATCTTAATCTCTCCCTTCGACGGAGGCGAAGCTCCTCCAACTCGGCGGGAGCTGCCGCTGAATTGTCTTCGAAGATTGATCAGCTGGAATCTGATGTTGGAGGCGACATGATGATGGATCCAGAACCTATGGAGGAATCGGATGCTTTGAGAAGTAATGGAAAAGGTTATGGCCACGACAAGGATAGAGTTGAAAATCGTGAGAATCGTGGGCGGTCGGATATTAAATTTACGTATCGGCCATCAGTGCCGGCTCATCGGGTGCTCAAGGAGAGTCCACTTAGCTctgatttaatatttaaacaagTAAGGACCGTGTAAACGGATGCATTTACTTGTTACTCTTCTTATTATTCATTATATGCATAACGTGTGCGTAAATTCAAGTGGCTTTGGAATTCGTCGTTGttgttatttattaatttatttttcattgttATACGGTTAGTGAAAATTCGTTTGTATTTGTTTAGATTATATTTTGGCTCCAGAGTTGATTGTCTTAGGCAGGTTGGTAGCGAATTCCTTTATTTTACTAAGCTGGTGAAGTTACGGTGTTGGGGCCATTCCATTAATTTTAAGCTAGTGTTGGGGTTTGGATAAACAGTTTGTGGCGGTGGCATGAAAGGGACCTTTAGAAGTGCTTTCACGTTTACATTGTGTTTTATGATAGATGCTGAATGCTTAATTAATGAAGTAATTAATGAAGTATTATTTTATGTCAGAGTCATGCAGGTCTCTTTAACCTCTGCATAGTAGTGCTTGTTGCTGTTAACAGCAGGCTCATCATCGAAAATATAATGAAGGTTTATCTTTTTTATTCTCACTTTATAGTTCAGTAACTTCAGTTGAAGGACGAATCAGTACATTTGCTTCCTGTCTTATTCGTCTTTTCTCATTCTTTTTCTTGTTTGTTTTCAAGGCCTAAGTTGGTATCCTTGTTATATGAAATTATCTATGAAAATGTCCTCTTACAATTTATGGGATAAAGTGGCTTATCCATTTGTTATTTTTGCAGTATGGTTGGTTAATTAAGACTGGGTTTTGGTTTAGTTCAAGGTCCTTGAGAGATTGGCCCCTTCTTATGTGCTGGTAACATATCTTTAAAGCTTTTTATCCAATCCAAATTTGATCGAGAAGGAATTTCTTTGTGCATAATCTGTTTGAGTGTTCTGGGTACTGGTTAATAGTTGACACCAAAAATACAACGATTCTCTGAATTATGGCTTCTATTGCAGTCTTACTCTTCCAATTCTCTCTCTTGCTGCCTATCTAGTGGAGAAGTTGGCGTATCGAAAATATATATCTGAACCAGTAAGTGTTTCCTTTCCGGTTATTTTGTGCATTACTTATAATAGAGCTGGGCTTTACTAAAATTCTtccaataaaataatatagtgGTCTGTTGTGTCATTGCCATTTGGAACTGgaaaattaacttaaatttgAACGTTGCAGATTGTTGTTTTCTTTCACGTGCTCATCACCTCAGCAGCAGTTCTATACCCTGTTTCTGTGATCCTCAggtttttacttttctttttctgttgcTGCTGCTGCAAAAATTCATCCATTTGTGGctgttatttataatatttcaaaATGTTGAGAGCATCTATATTTTctgataattaaatttattttttgttttatgaaaataaaataaataatcacaCTACACAGCATAATTGCTGCTAAAAATTAGATTCA is a window from the Manihot esculenta cultivar AM560-2 chromosome 16, M.esculenta_v8, whole genome shotgun sequence genome containing:
- the LOC110603503 gene encoding eukaryotic initiation factor 4A-14, with the protein product MAGLAPEGSQFDAKHYDAKMNELLTTEGEEFFTSYDEVYDSFDSMGLQENLLRGIYAYGFEKPSAIQQRGIVPFCKGLDVIQQAQSGTGKTATFCSGILQQLDYGLVECQALVLAPTRELAQQIEKVMRALGDYLGVKVHACVGGTSVREDQRILSSGVHVVVGTPGRVFDMLRRQSLRPDYIRMFVLDEADEMLSRGFKDQIYDIFQLLPSKIQVGVFSATMPPEALEITRKFMNKPVRILVKRDELTLEGIKQFHVNVEKEEWKLETLCDLYETLAITQSVIFVNTRRKVDWLTDKMRSRDHTVSATHGDMDQNTRDIIMREFRSGSSRVLITTDLLARGIDVQQVSLVINYDLPTQPENYLHRIGRGGRFGRKGVAINFVTKDDDRMLFDIQRFYNVVIEELPSNVADLL